The following DNA comes from Neovison vison isolate M4711 chromosome 13, ASM_NN_V1, whole genome shotgun sequence.
gaggggacagcGTCAGAGGGCACGCAGCACCAACTCCCCGCACAGGTGTCTGCTGATGACAAGGCTGGGTCAGGAATCCTTGTCCTGATGGATACTTGCTGGGTGCCTTCTAGTGCCAGGCTAAGTGCACACTCCCTGCCGCCTCCCCCGCCAAGCACTGGGCTTGCATATCTTGTTCCTTCCACCCAACAACCTAAGGAAGGTACCATGATTGCTCCCATTTTATAAACAAGAAATCTTGGAGGAGTTAGGTAGCTTTCCAAATGTCATTGGGATCGCAGAACCCACGTTAGTCTGACGATAGCCCCATGTGCATGGGGCCACTGCGCTATTCAGGAGGAATGGCCTGTTCTCTCCAGGGTgccccccagggctctgcccccTCTTGCTGCCCTGCCTGTCCCATGGTCCTGGAGCAGCAGGTTGACCCCTAATAGCTCCTGGCTCTGGGTGCTGCTCTCTGGCATAGGGAATGCTGGCTGTCCCTTCTTTCAGGGCTGATTGACTGTGAAGGGTTGTCAGTCAGATAAAGGgttcaagccccaagctgggcatCTGGAGGCAAATGCCTCCTGGTAAAGGAATGGGGTTGGGTTCGGCCCTCCAACTCTGACCCAGGGGGCTGGAGCCAGCTTGcctcctttctcccctctttGAACTGGGGCTCATTCTTGCAGCACTTCTCTCGAGCTCCAAGCCTGTGGAGCTGGTGTGAAGAACGCCAGGGGAAGTGGCCAAGTCCCCAGGCAGCAGCCGAGCTGAAAGTAGGACCCACGCTGCCTGCTGCCTTTTTGTAGAGTTTAGCTATCTTACTTAGCCAGCCGGAGGGAAACCTTTCTCTCTGTGCTGGTCTTTGTCTCAATGGGGTCCAGCTCTGAGATGAGAGGGCAGGGCAAGGAGCAGTCCACTTATGGAGTCCTCCACACAGCTGGACTCTGTCCTCGGGTTTCCTTGTGAAGGGAGGGCCAGTGAGAAAGCTTTCGGAGCAAGCTGGGGGGCTGCGGTAAAGCCACAGGCAGGACTGACCCCACAGAGGACAGAGCCCCATGAAGCAGGCAGGGCCTCTGAGGCTGGGCACTGGCATCGTCCCTGGGCTTGGCTGTGTAAAGGAAACAGGGACAGTGCTTGGGGGCCTGCAGGGGGAAGATCCTTAAGAATGCCGCTACTTACAAGTTGTTTCCCAAGGCGCTTCTCTTGGAGGCCCCCAGATACTGCATCAGCTCTGGATCTGAGTGTTCATCGCCCACCATGGTAGGGCCCACCTCCTGCAAGACAAGCCACAAGGGCTGCTTGGCTGgctgccagggagagggagaagggctctctgcccttcctcccctgcctGTTGGCCCTGAGCCAGTTCAGGTTTGGACAGGGTGCTGAGGAAAACGGGGGGCTGAGCATGAGCTGGGAAAGGGTGGAGCCCTCAGTGATCAGGCCAGGCGCTGTGAGGCGTCCCTAGCCCTTCCAAGCCAAGCTGGTCATTGCCTGCCTCCTGGCATCTTCCTGCCGGGCATCACTACCCGTGTTTGTGTgtctcagaatcacctggaaaacaAACGAAAACCGGTCCACACAAAAACTGGTACGGGAGTGTTCAtcgcagcattattcacaagaccCCAAAAGGGGGAGACAGCCCAAGTGTTTGTCATCTGACAATCGGATGAACTGATGGAGCCACACAGTGGGATCGTACCCAGCAAAACAGAGGCATGGGTAAGTACCTGTGCCCCCTACAATACAGATGAACTTCGAAAATGcacaagtgaaagaagccagacatggaAGTAATTAGTGGTTACCTAGGGCTGGGGGGCTCAGGTGCAGTGAGGAGTGACTGCTAAGATACAGGGCATGGGTACAGGGTGTCTTTTCAAGGGaatggaaatgttttaaagttgGTTGTAGTGATGGCTGCACGACTCgagtatgctttaaaaaataaggaattgtacactttaaattggTGTGTTCTTTGAGATGTATGCTATATATATCAGTAAAGctgtcatatatattatataattatatatactatttaataatatatacacatatgtgtgtgtatgtgtgtgtgtgggtgtgtgtgcacatttttttttttaattgcctgaaGAGCACTGAATTCCCCAGCCCCAGGAGTAGAGAGTATTTTGGGAGGTCTAGGAAGGGACCCAGGAGTGCACATTTTAACTGGCCAAGTAACTGGTTCTCTAGGGCACTGCCAGGACCTCACCTGTCCCATGGCAACCCCACCACCTGCACCCACTGACTCCATCTCGGGACCTGTGCATGCGCTGATGGGGTGGGAAAGAACGGAGGTGCCGGCTGGGCTGCCCAGTTGAACCATTCTGAAGTTAAAAGGGGATTCCTGGGGCGACCAGGACTGTCTTGGATGAGGAAATTGTACCCAGAGAAAGGAGCATCGCTTCTGACTCTAACCACAGGTTCtgtctcccttctttctctcctaaaGGTTTTCTGGAAAGGGTGCTGTTAGTAGCTGTGGATGGGCCAGGCCCTTGCCATAGGTGTTTTAGTGTCTTAGCAcgttgttttcttttccaaatctcTTTTCCCCAAAGTATTTccactcccacccacccaccctcaccccaacccctgcGGAGTCGCTCTCTGTAGGGCAATGGGTGCTGTACGCATGAGGCCAGGCCTTCCTGGCTTCCTTGGATGGGCAGGTAGGACAGGAGCCTCAAGGGCCCTGAGCTCACTCCGCCGGCGGGGACGCACGCACCCTACCCGCTTAGCGGCCCTGGAAGCGCGTGAGGACCAGAACTTCTCGAACCCCGCGATCCCAGCCGAGTCCGCTTACCCAGCCCCCAACCTGCGGCCCGAGGGGGCGTGTCCCGGGCGGCTTCCGGGTCCAGTCACCGGCGGGCGCTGCCCGAGAGGGAGGCGCCAGGGTGCGGTGGAAGCTCTCTCTGCCCCCGTCCGGCCCCAAACAACTCCATCCCAACTCGCAGGGCGCGGGTACTCACCATGCGGATCTGGGTGCTGATGAGCACGTAGGGCATGGTGCGCGCGTCCCGGCCGGGCTCCCACCCAGGGCTTTGGGCTCTGCGCCGACGATGCCAGCCTCTCGAGCTCCGGGACTGCGCCCGCCGCCCAGAGTCCAGTTACTCCAGCTCTGGCCTCGGGCGGTGCCAATCCGAGTGCGCCCGGCCCGTGACTGCCGCGACCGGCCAATCGGGAGCGGGCACCCGTGACGCGCCCCCGCACTTGACGATTTGGTCCGCCTCCTGCCCTCAGGGCCGTGCTCTGGGACATTGCCTTGGGACGTTGGCGCGCACCCTCTGCCTGGAGTGGGGGGTGGTCCAGCGGGCTAGGCGGGCTGCGGCGGGGCGTGCTGTAAAGCGTGCGTGTTGACCGTGCTCCCGCTTTCTGCAACATCTTGGGCACTAGGTTCCAAAGTCCTGCTGGTCCCCGTCCCCGTCGAAGCAGAACAGGAAAGAATCCGGGTCTCTCCCGAAAGGTCCCTCCCAAGCTCAAGCCCTCCCCACCCAGGGACGCCTCTAAAGCTCTTAGTGGATCCCCACTTCTGGTCCCCAGGACACATTCTCCGGGGGCTCCGTCAGCGCACGGGAGACAGGAGTGGGACGCTTGTGGCTACAGCTAGAATAACTACTTCGTGTGCACCGCGCCTTGCCTCCTCCCTGACTGTAATTCCTAGTGCAACGGCCGAACCTTGCATTTCTGTGCTCCCATAGGTAAATCTATAGAGGAACCTCATGAGCGTTTGGCTGTGTGTCAGTCCCCGAGCGATTTAAACCAATGGaatctggctcccactttggagAGCTTCCCGCGAAGCTGGAGAGATGCAGCGCACGCGCGCGCGAAATCACAAGGCAACAATTGAGGCAAAAAGAAACTACGTTCCCGGACACCAGCCCCGATCAGAGGGCAGCAAGTGCACTTGGTGTGTCCACGCCCTCATCTCGGTGTTTCAAAATCTGAAAATTCAAAAGATTCTCTACCCGCCTTGTGATTggttctctaaaaaacaaaacaaaatagaacaaaagaaaaaatagcctGTAACCTTCTCTGGCCCTTGAACAATCTTCTCGTCCCTGAAGGGCCCTtacaggcctgctctgtgcctcCAGCAGCTTGACAGATGTGGGGAGCACTGGAAGGGAAAGAGGCAGTTATAATCCTAAAGGACTCTTTGAGGTTTGTTTGACTATTCTGTACTCCCTCCGCCTATTCTCCACCTCCAAGACTAACACTTTAGCTGGAGAGAGAAGATCCTCATGTCTAACGAAGGAGTCATTAAGATTAATACTCAGGCCATATAAAGAACTCCaacaaatcaacaacaaaaaagataaatcaatagaaaaaacATGGGCAAATGACTTGAATAGGCACTTTCAAAAGAGGGAATGGAAATGGCCGGTAAACCGATAACATGATGTCCAATATCACTAGAAATtccagaaatgcaaatcacactgtattttattttctattttaaagagtcattttttttttgaagattttatttatttgacagaccatgacctgagtggaaaccaagaatctgaggcttaaccaactgagctgcccaggtgcccctcaaactatacatatatttttaaaagattttatttatttatttgagagggagaatgagggagagacagagcatgagtgcagggaggagcagagggagagggagaagcagactctctgccgcagggagcctgatgtggggcctgatcccag
Coding sequences within:
- the GCHFR gene encoding GTP cyclohydrolase 1 feedback regulatory protein, yielding MPYVLISTQIRMEVGPTMVGDEHSDPELMQYLGASKRSALGNNFYEYFVSDPPRIVLDKLERRGFRVLSMTGVGQTLVWCLHKE